Within Bacteroidota bacterium, the genomic segment TTGTCTTCCTTACTATTTCCGCAAGAAAACAATATAAGTGAACCAAAAATAACACTTAGCAGAATTAAACTATTTATCCTTTTCATTTGTTTGTAATTTTAGTATTAACAACCTCCAGCAACTTGTGTTTCAACCTTTCTGGTTTTAACAAGTACTTTTTTTGGTTTTATTTCTTGATCAATTTTCGCATAACCTTTCGTATTCTTAACAATTTTGGCATAATCATAGGCCGTTTTATCATCTGGGTATAAACCAGATTTTGTTTTATACCCATCCATAATAAAGTTTGTTACAAATTGATAACCTCCCAACATAACTATATTATTGATGTAACCAATTTGCCTTAATAAGAGTTTTGCTTCCTTTGCCTCTAACTCTGTTTCAGCATATAAAACATTAACAAACTCTTCTTGATTTAATATACTTTCATACTCTTGTGATAATAAATCTTTGAAAGGGATGTTTATTGCTGATTCCAAATGTCCTTTAGTAAATTCGGCTGGGTTTCTGAGATCAATGAATCGATACTGACTATGTTTATTATTAATGATTGAAATTGCTTTTTCAGGTCTTAGCAGAGTTGTATCATTTATAACTTCTTGTAAGCTTGTTTCGAGATCCAATTCATATTTATATTCCGGTTTTTTCATTGTCAGAAATCCAACAATAATAATCAGCACAAATAAAATGATTAAGATCAGAAAATTATTAACGATTTTTTTATTGTTTTTCATCTGTTTATAATTGTTTTTTAGTTGTCATATGCCTGCCCGATGCAGGCGGGGAACTCGCATATAGTCATTTCCTTGTGCCTGCACACCGAAGTGTTTCGGTACACAGGTGTGTGTTTAGTCCTATACTCATGCTCGTTTCATGTATTTAAACTTTATTATGAAGCAGTTCACTTTATTTTTAAGCAGCTGCATTCTTGTTATTATTTCCAGAAATCAAAGTCTCAGTTCTGTCTTTTTGGTCAGCATAAATAATTGCTCCCATGCTAAATCAAAATTTCAACATCCACCAGCAACTTCTGATACAACACGCTTTTTTTGAATTATTACTTTTTTAATCACTTTTTCTTCCACAACAGAAGCTTGCTCACCTTGTCCAAAATACTGGCTTGCAGCCTTTCTGAATAAATACTTATCCATTTCACCAACATCAACTTTTGCTAATTCAGGTAGAGTAGGCTGTAAAATAGTCTCTACCCAAGCGTTTAATCCTCCTTGCATTACAAACAAATTGTCATAACCAATTCTTCTTAAAAGCATCCAGGCCTGATCAGATAAAACAGTTCCGTTACCATACAGTACATTCTTTGTATAGTTTTGCTTAAAATAAGACTCGTATTCTTCGCTTAAAAGATTTTCAAGTGGAATATTGACAGAACCCGGTAAATTGAATTTATTAAACTCCTCTACCGATCTAATATCAATTAATGCAAGTGATGGATCTTCATTTATTAGCAAATCTGCCACTTCATCAGTTGTAAAAAAACGAGTTTTCTGATTTAATTCATAATGAATTTGTTCAGGGTCAATTTGCTTGATACTATTATCCTTTTCGGGTAAAAATACAAGCCAAACTGCAAGAAGCAGAACAATGACCATTATTATAGCTCTTCTAGTTATCATAGTATATTTTCTAGTAATCTACTTTTTTAATCTTCTTTTCTATTCTTGCTGTAATGATAAATGCAGCAAAGGCAACTACTGCCAATATGAGAACAAATACGGCCCGAGACATTCCAAGTGAATCGAAAACAAATATTTTTCCTAAATCATTTGCCATATACAAGTTCTCAAACAGCGGAAAAGAAACTCCAAATAAGAAGATTCCTAAAATGATTCCGCCAATAAATAACATCGCATCGATTTTTCCAATAGCTGCAGCGCACACACTCGTTCCTGGACAAAATCCGCCCACAACGAATCCCAAACCCATGATTGATCCACCAATAATGGCTGAACTAACAAAAGTTGGATTAATATAAATTGCTGACAAGTTTATCCATCCAAAGTAATTGAAAAAAGTTAGTCCTATTGCAGCGGTTAAAGCAGCAGTAAAAAAGACACGGAGAACAACAAAGTCGTAACCGTAAAACACACCTACTAATTTTCTACTCGAAGAAAATCCAGCTTGTTCTAAAATAAATCCGAAGCTTATCCCAATAATGAATGCAATTACTAAATTCCATTCAGGAGATATTATGCCATTTGGTATTAAAGGTCCCATTATATTAAATATAAAGTTTTTAACAAAATTTGATTAAATCCAGTTTTTCCTGAAAAAATATGCGAAAATATACGCTCCTCCAAAAATAGCAAGCATTGAAATGAAACCGGCTGTTGCTAAAACAGACATTCCACTTAAGGCAGCTCCACTGGTACATCCGCGCCCTAATTGAGTTCCAAATCCAAATAGTACTCCACCAATAATGGCAAATATTATTCTTCGCTTGGATGATATTTTTGGGGAATGTTCAATTTTTAGTTTAAAACGGCCCATTAAAGCACCTGAAATTATGGCTCCTAATAAAACGCCTAAAACTTCAAGAACCAACCACGAACGCAAAGGGCTATGCTCATTATTAACCACATATTTTGAAAATAAATGATTATTTGCAACTGCATTATGGCTAATTGCATCATATGCCGTAACCACAACACTTTTCATTGCACCACTAGCACCC encodes:
- a CDS encoding rhodanese-like domain-containing protein, encoding MKNNKKIVNNFLILIILFVLIIIVGFLTMKKPEYKYELDLETSLQEVINDTTLLRPEKAISIINNKHSQYRFIDLRNPAEFTKGHLESAINIPFKDLLSQEYESILNQEEFVNVLYAETELEAKEAKLLLRQIGYINNIVMLGGYQFVTNFIMDGYKTKSGLYPDDKTAYDYAKIVKNTKGYAKIDQEIKPKKVLVKTRKVETQVAGGC
- a CDS encoding rhodanese-like domain-containing protein — protein: MITRRAIIMVIVLLLAVWLVFLPEKDNSIKQIDPEQIHYELNQKTRFFTTDEVADLLINEDPSLALIDIRSVEEFNKFNLPGSVNIPLENLLSEEYESYFKQNYTKNVLYGNGTVLSDQAWMLLRRIGYDNLFVMQGGLNAWVETILQPTLPELAKVDVGEMDKYLFRKAASQYFGQGEQASVVEEKVIKKVIIQKKRVVSEVAGGC
- a CDS encoding YeeE/YedE family protein, whose amino-acid sequence is MGPLIPNGIISPEWNLVIAFIIGISFGFILEQAGFSSSRKLVGVFYGYDFVVLRVFFTAALTAAIGLTFFNYFGWINLSAIYINPTFVSSAIIGGSIMGLGFVVGGFCPGTSVCAAAIGKIDAMLFIGGIILGIFLFGVSFPLFENLYMANDLGKIFVFDSLGMSRAVFVLILAVVAFAAFIITARIEKKIKKVDY
- a CDS encoding YeeE/YedE family protein, translating into MKDKSKTYLNPYLAGFLLGMTMLLSIFFAGRGLGASGAMKSVVVTAYDAISHNAVANNHLFSKYVVNNEHSPLRSWLVLEVLGVLLGAIISGALMGRFKLKIEHSPKISSKRRIIFAIIGGVLFGFGTQLGRGCTSGAALSGMSVLATAGFISMLAIFGGAYIFAYFFRKNWI